ATGCGGCGGCCGGATTGGGAGTGGGGGAGCACCTTCACGGTGACTTCCCCCTGGAACGTGGGGACGCGCACGTCGGCGCCCAGCAGGGCCTCGGAGACCGTCACGGGCAGATCGAGGTGCAGGTCGTCGCCTTCGCGACGCACGAGGGGATGTTCGGCCACCTCGGTCTCGATATAGAGGTCTCCTGGGGGGCCGCCGCGTGTCCCCGCCGCGCCCTGGCCGGAGAGCCGCACCTTTGAGCCGGTGTGCACGCCCGCGGGAATCTTCACCGTCAGCCGGGCCAGCTCCTCCTTCACACCCGCGCCCCCGCACTGGGGGCAGGGTGGCGCGGCCTTGCCCGTGCCGTGGCAGTTGGGGCACGCGCCCGCGCCACCGAACAGGCTCCCGGAACGCCGGGCTCGGCCCGTACCGTTGCAAACGTTGCAGGTGGACACCGGTCCTGATGTGCCTCGGCCACTGCACGTGGAGCACCGGCCCGGACGGTTGAAGGCCAGGGGGCGCTCGGTTCCGGAGACGGCTTCAGCCAGGGTGAGCTGGACGCGGACCGTCAGGTCCTCTCCACGCTCAGGCCCGGCGTTGCGACCCCGACGCCCAAACATCTCGCCAATGTCGAAGCCCCCCGGGGCGCCGCCCGCCGCGCCACCGCCACGGCCTCCGAACAGGTCGCCGAAGAGGTCACCCAGGTCGAAGCCCTCGG
This window of the Myxococcus xanthus genome carries:
- a CDS encoding DnaJ C-terminal domain-containing protein; translated protein: MADDYYQTLGVDRSASAEDVKKAYRKLARKYHPDVNPGNKAAEEKFKQVSAAFEVLSDTRKRKLYDEFGPDAEKIGFDEKKAEAYRAYKASAGSAGAGGIPYGAEGFDLGDLFGDLFGGRGGGAAGGAPGGFDIGEMFGRRGRNAGPERGEDLTVRVQLTLAEAVSGTERPLAFNRPGRCSTCSGRGTSGPVSTCNVCNGTGRARRSGSLFGGAGACPNCHGTGKAAPPCPQCGGAGVKEELARLTVKIPAGVHTGSKVRLSGQGAAGTRGGPPGDLYIETEVAEHPLVRREGDDLHLDLPVTVSEALLGADVRVPTFQGEVTVKVLPHSQSGRRMRLKGRGVPSLKGGAQGDLYLHLQVKVPEETTAEARAAAEALARAYQGDVRRELTL